AGAGGCCCGAGAGGAGATCACCGCCCGCGCACGTCAGCAGATGGGGGACTCGGCGTACCGCACGGCCGTCGCGGAGGGGCGGGCGCTGTCGGCGGACGAGGCGGTCGACCTCGCGCAAGCTGCGCTCGAGCCGCTCACGCGCACCGGGCCGGATCGGGCCGCCGCGACCGGCGAGGCGCGGTCGCCCGCGTTCCTCAGCGACCGCGAGCAAACCGTCCTGCGACTCATCGAGGGGCTGCCCAACAAGCAGATCGCCACCGCGCTGAGCATCGGCGAACGCACGGTGAAATCGCACGTCGCCTCGGCGATGAACAAACTGGGCGTCGACAACCGCGCGCACGCTGCGGTCGTGGCGATCCAGCGCGGGCTGCTCTAAGATCCCGCCCCCAACGATACCGCAGGCTGCTCCGGCGCTCCAATCGTGATGGCTAAGCCAT
This genomic stretch from bacterium harbors:
- a CDS encoding LuxR C-terminal-related transcriptional regulator, whose protein sequence is MGDSAYRTAVAEGRALSADEAVDLAQAALEPLTRTGPDRAAATGEARSPAFLSDREQTVLRLIEGLPNKQIATALSIGERTVKSHVASAMNKLGVDNRAHAAVVAIQRGLL